The Streptomyces seoulensis genome contains a region encoding:
- a CDS encoding CaiB/BaiF CoA transferase family protein: MDLLPPPLEGVTVVAVEQAVSAPFATRQLADLGARVIKVERVDGGDFARGYDTAAEGLASHFVWCNRGKESIALDLKDPRGLDVVRRLIADADVFVQNLAHGAAARLGLDAATLCAADPRLIAVDISGYGGSGPYADKRAYDMLVQCEAGLVSVTGTPERPVKAGIPAADIAAAMYAFSGVLAALVRRGTTGRGGPVEVSMLEALAEWMGHPLHHTMHGGEAPARTGLAHAVIVPYDAYPTADGGRVLLSVQNDREWRRLAEQVLDKPELAHDPAYATNVARVAGRERTDALVAGALGGLGTDEALARLETAGIACARIRDLSELAEHPQLAARERWRRVGSPVGPLRALLPPITLPGGEEVRPGDVPALGRHTDALLRAVGMTDDEIAALRRDGVAA; this comes from the coding sequence ATGGATCTGCTGCCGCCGCCCCTGGAGGGCGTCACCGTCGTCGCCGTCGAACAGGCCGTGTCCGCGCCCTTCGCCACCCGCCAACTGGCCGATCTGGGCGCCCGGGTGATCAAGGTGGAGCGGGTCGACGGCGGTGACTTCGCGCGCGGTTACGACACCGCCGCCGAGGGCCTCGCCTCGCACTTCGTGTGGTGCAACCGGGGCAAGGAGTCCATCGCGCTGGACCTGAAGGACCCGCGCGGCCTGGACGTCGTACGGCGGCTGATCGCGGACGCGGACGTGTTCGTGCAGAACCTCGCGCACGGCGCGGCGGCCCGGCTGGGCCTGGACGCGGCCACCCTGTGCGCGGCGGACCCGAGGCTGATCGCCGTGGACATCTCGGGCTACGGCGGCTCGGGCCCGTACGCCGACAAGCGGGCGTACGACATGCTCGTGCAGTGCGAGGCCGGGCTGGTCTCGGTCACGGGCACGCCCGAGCGGCCGGTGAAGGCGGGCATCCCGGCGGCGGACATCGCGGCGGCCATGTACGCCTTCTCCGGGGTACTGGCCGCACTGGTGCGGCGCGGCACGACCGGGCGGGGCGGGCCGGTGGAGGTGTCGATGCTGGAGGCGCTGGCCGAGTGGATGGGGCATCCGCTGCACCACACGATGCACGGGGGCGAGGCCCCGGCGCGCACCGGCCTCGCGCACGCCGTGATCGTGCCCTACGACGCCTACCCGACGGCGGACGGCGGGCGGGTGCTGCTGTCGGTGCAGAACGACCGCGAGTGGCGCCGGCTGGCGGAACAGGTACTGGACAAGCCGGAGTTGGCGCACGACCCGGCGTACGCCACCAACGTGGCACGGGTGGCCGGGCGGGAGCGGACCGACGCCTTGGTCGCGGGGGCGCTGGGCGGGCTGGGGACGGACGAGGCGCTGGCGCGACTGGAGACGGCGGGGATCGCGTGTGCGCGGATCAGGGATCTGTCCGAGCTGGCGGAGCATCCGCAACTGGCGGCGCGCGAGCGGTGGCGGCGGGTGGGCTCGCCGGTGGGACCGCTGCGCGCGCTGTTGCCGCCCATCACTCTGCCGGGCGGCGAGGAGGTGCGGCCGGGGGACGTACCCGCGCTCGGCCGGCACACCGACGCGCTGCTCCGTGCCGTGGGGATGACGGACGACGAGATCGCGGCTCTGCGCCGGGACGGTGTGGCGGCCTGA
- a CDS encoding DUF4331 domain-containing protein, with translation MTLFARSGTARKGLVPLICGALAAGGLAAAGVATLEPGVAAASSHREAPLISGTPQYDNTDLYAFVSPDKPDTTTIVADWIPFEEPAGGPNFYTFADDAQYDLHIDSDGDARDDLLFRYTFRTKTKNGKTFLYNTGPVTSLDDPDLNITQTYDLELVRLKGGHAMSRTKVADDVPVAPSNVGKASMPDYGKLRSQAVYKTAGGAATFAGQADDPFFLDLRVFDLLYGGNLSEVGRDTLKGYNVNTIALQVPNDLIRQSADQPVVGIWSTTQRRNAQGYYSQVSRLGNPLVNEVVNPQADKDRFNASQPSHDAQFLKNVTNPELPKLIEGIYKIDAPAEPRNDLVDVFLKGVKGLNQPPNVRPSEQLRLNTSIKPTMHPKRLGVLDGDNAGFPNGRRLTDDVIDEALQVVEGELLGAKNDLGDAVDANDKKFEKSFPYVAQPTEGSRGALAKGTTAGADVKSQLGDALSPASATGGTDNTVLVAGSAAAGAAGILLIGTVVAWWRRRMQRAY, from the coding sequence ATGACTCTCTTCGCCAGAAGCGGCACGGCACGCAAGGGGCTGGTCCCGCTCATCTGCGGCGCGCTGGCCGCCGGTGGGCTCGCGGCCGCCGGTGTCGCCACGCTGGAGCCGGGGGTGGCCGCCGCCTCCTCCCACCGGGAAGCCCCGCTGATCTCGGGCACCCCGCAGTACGACAACACCGACCTGTACGCCTTCGTCAGCCCCGACAAGCCGGACACGACGACGATCGTGGCCGACTGGATACCGTTCGAGGAGCCGGCGGGCGGTCCGAACTTCTACACCTTCGCGGACGACGCGCAGTACGACCTCCACATCGACAGCGACGGCGACGCCCGGGACGACCTCCTCTTCCGCTACACGTTCAGGACGAAGACGAAGAACGGGAAGACGTTCCTCTACAACACCGGCCCCGTCACCAGCCTGGACGACCCCGACCTCAACATCACCCAGACCTACGACCTCGAACTGGTCCGCCTGAAGGGCGGCCACGCGATGTCCCGGACCAAGGTGGCGGACGACGTGCCGGTGGCGCCGTCCAACGTGGGCAAGGCGTCCATGCCGGACTACGGCAAGCTCCGGTCGCAGGCCGTGTACAAGACGGCGGGCGGCGCGGCGACCTTCGCGGGGCAGGCGGACGACCCGTTCTTCCTGGACCTGCGCGTCTTCGACCTGCTGTACGGCGGCAACCTCAGTGAGGTCGGCCGGGACACCCTCAAGGGCTACAACGTCAACACGATCGCCCTCCAGGTCCCCAACGACCTGATCCGCCAGTCGGCGGACCAGCCGGTCGTCGGCATCTGGTCCACCACCCAGCGCCGCAACGCGCAGGGCTACTACAGCCAGGTCTCGCGCCTCGGCAACCCGCTGGTCAACGAGGTCGTCAACCCGCAGGCGGACAAGGACCGGTTCAACGCCTCCCAGCCCTCGCACGACGCCCAGTTCCTGAAGAACGTCACCAACCCCGAGCTGCCGAAGCTCATCGAGGGCATCTACAAGATCGACGCCCCCGCCGAGCCCCGCAACGACCTGGTCGACGTCTTCCTCAAGGGTGTCAAGGGGCTCAACCAGCCCCCGAACGTGCGCCCTTCGGAGCAACTGCGGCTGAACACCTCGATCAAGCCGACCATGCACCCCAAGCGGCTCGGCGTGCTGGACGGTGACAACGCGGGCTTCCCCAACGGGCGGCGGCTCACCGACGACGTGATCGACGAGGCCCTTCAGGTGGTCGAGGGCGAACTCCTCGGCGCCAAGAACGACCTGGGCGACGCGGTGGACGCGAACGACAAGAAGTTCGAGAAGTCCTTCCCCTACGTGGCCCAGCCCACGGAGGGTTCGCGCGGCGCGCTGGCCAAGGGCACGACCGCGGGCGCCGATGTGAAGAGCCAGCTCGGTGACGCGCTGAGCCCGGCCTCCGCGACGGGCGGCACGGACAACACGGTGCTCGTCGCCGGCTCGGCGGCCGCGGGCGCGGCCGGCATCCTGCTGATCGGCACCGTCGTCGCCTGGTGGCGTCGCCGGATGCAGCGCGCGTACTGA
- a CDS encoding nickel transporter — MKLRRTLAVLAGAGAVLLGSAPAADAHPLGNFTVNRYDGLVAAPGLLRVTHVEDLAEIPATQAKPDLERLGTAGWAERRCAEAARGSELTVDGRRVTLTVSTARATLRPGQAGLDTLRLECAESAPLPKGATVSLGFRSAGLSSGPGWREITARGDRMTLSRSDVPGKSVSHELTTYPADLLSSPADTSAARLTLRPGGTALTPERDAPGASVLPRGADRWTQALNDLVARRDLTLGFAALALLIAVGLGAAHALAPGHGKTLMAAAAAARGGRARLRDVLPLAASVTVTHTLGVIALGLLVTAGSAATPSVVAWLGVASGALVLGAGANLLRRAWRARAAEAAHTHEHVPSSGAGHTGAAAEVRALALVGGAHGEGGEGDHVHTHHGAGAHVSSPHGDTAHVPSSHGDTPHMANHHHPHSHSHDDDHTHAHGQTHDHTHAHTQTHDHGHAHDHPHAHPHTLVHTHGGHTHSHPTAPTLRGTILLGFAGGLVPSPSAVVVLVGAAALGQAWFGLLLVVAYGAGLALTLTAAGFAVVRLGSVAGRLLDRNPAGPTRPAAALLRRTIPLASALAVLLLGAGLMLKGVATAFG; from the coding sequence GTGAAGCTCCGCCGTACTCTCGCCGTCCTCGCCGGTGCCGGTGCCGTCCTGCTCGGCTCGGCCCCGGCGGCGGACGCGCATCCCCTGGGCAACTTCACCGTCAACCGGTACGACGGCCTGGTCGCCGCTCCCGGCCTGCTCCGGGTCACCCATGTCGAGGACCTGGCGGAGATACCGGCGACGCAGGCCAAGCCGGACCTGGAACGGCTCGGCACCGCCGGGTGGGCCGAGCGGCGCTGCGCGGAGGCGGCGCGGGGCAGTGAACTCACCGTGGACGGAAGGCGTGTCACGCTCACCGTCTCCACCGCGCGGGCCACGCTGCGGCCCGGTCAGGCCGGGCTGGACACCCTGCGCCTGGAGTGCGCGGAGTCGGCCCCGCTGCCGAAGGGCGCGACCGTGAGCCTCGGCTTCCGCAGCGCGGGTCTGTCCTCCGGGCCGGGATGGCGGGAGATCACCGCGCGCGGCGACCGTATGACGCTGAGCCGGTCCGACGTGCCGGGGAAGTCCGTCTCGCATGAACTCACCACCTATCCGGCCGACTTGCTGTCCTCCCCCGCGGACACCTCCGCCGCCCGGCTCACGCTCCGGCCCGGCGGGACCGCTCTGACACCGGAACGGGACGCGCCGGGCGCCTCGGTGCTGCCGCGCGGCGCCGACCGCTGGACCCAAGCCCTGAACGACCTGGTCGCCCGGCGTGACCTCACCCTCGGCTTCGCCGCGCTCGCGCTGCTCATCGCGGTGGGCCTCGGCGCGGCCCACGCCCTCGCTCCGGGGCACGGCAAGACCCTGATGGCCGCCGCCGCGGCGGCCCGCGGCGGCCGGGCCAGGCTGCGGGACGTGCTCCCGCTGGCGGCCTCGGTCACCGTCACCCACACCCTCGGCGTGATCGCCCTCGGGCTGCTCGTCACGGCCGGTTCCGCCGCCACGCCCTCGGTGGTCGCCTGGCTGGGCGTGGCCAGCGGCGCCCTGGTCCTCGGCGCGGGGGCCAACCTCCTCCGACGGGCCTGGCGGGCGCGGGCGGCCGAGGCGGCGCATACGCACGAACACGTCCCGTCGTCCGGGGCCGGGCACACCGGGGCGGCGGCGGAGGTGCGGGCGTTGGCGCTGGTGGGCGGGGCCCATGGTGAGGGGGGTGAGGGGGACCATGTGCATACGCACCATGGGGCGGGAGCACATGTGTCGAGCCCACATGGGGACACCGCACATGTCCCGAGCTCACATGGCGACACCCCACACATGGCCAACCACCACCACCCGCACAGCCACTCACACGACGACGACCACACCCACGCACACGGCCAGACCCACGACCACACCCACGCACACACCCAGACCCACGACCACGGTCACGCCCACGACCACCCCCACGCGCACCCCCACACCCTCGTCCACACCCACGGCGGCCACACCCACTCCCACCCCACCGCCCCCACCCTGAGGGGCACGATCCTGCTCGGCTTCGCGGGCGGTCTGGTGCCCAGCCCCTCCGCCGTGGTCGTCCTGGTCGGCGCGGCGGCGCTCGGGCAGGCATGGTTCGGGCTGCTGCTGGTCGTGGCGTACGGCGCCGGACTCGCGCTGACGCTGACGGCGGCCGGCTTCGCCGTGGTCCGGCTGGGCTCGGTGGCCGGACGGCTGCTGGACCGGAACCCGGCGGGCCCCACCCGCCCGGCGGCCGCGCTGCTCCGCCGCACGATCCCGCTGGCGTCGGCGCTGGCCGTGCTCCTGCTGGGCGCCGGATTGATGCTCAAGGGGGTCGCAACCGCCTTCGGCTGA
- a CDS encoding serine/threonine-protein kinase, translating to MSEEQGRDRLIAGRYRLLSPLGEGGMGTVWRAYDEVLHREVAVKEVRAPAGLPAPEVDRMYARLEREAWAAARVAHANVVTVYDVAMEGGRPWIVMELVRGRSLADMLETSGPLSVPDAARVGAEVLDALRAAHDVGVLHRDVKPANVLLADDGRVVLTDFGIASVEGSSALTMAGEVIGSPEFLSPERALGRTPGPESDLWSLGVLLYAAVEGGSPFRHDTPISTLRAVVDEPLPPPHRAGPLTPVVEGLLRKEPGDRLPAEQAMRELRLIAAGGTSTTRVRYVPPPPPTVPLPEPEPDPGPPVRNRRAGVVLVVGVLALALALAGLTYTLLNRDDGDRNEGGSSPSPTLTTDGPRSPNPTPTSHSPSPTRSSASPSSEPAQSVRVALTGTHTEYEGSCPPPDTGSPVFTATFTVGRLPAEVRYRWKLRRGSFEGEEWRTLSFPEGGERTKQARVTVRTKDEDGTSRNALAVEVREPVRVTSEEVPFSVTCRTATETPTGGASASASGTP from the coding sequence GTGTCCGAAGAGCAGGGACGCGATCGGTTGATCGCGGGCCGCTACCGTCTGCTGTCCCCGCTGGGCGAGGGCGGCATGGGCACGGTGTGGCGCGCGTACGACGAGGTGCTGCACCGCGAGGTGGCCGTCAAGGAGGTGCGGGCCCCGGCCGGGCTGCCCGCGCCCGAGGTGGACCGGATGTACGCCCGCCTGGAACGCGAGGCGTGGGCGGCGGCCCGGGTGGCCCACGCCAACGTGGTCACGGTGTACGACGTGGCGATGGAGGGCGGCCGCCCCTGGATCGTGATGGAGCTGGTGCGCGGCCGGTCCCTCGCCGACATGCTGGAGACGTCGGGCCCCCTGTCCGTGCCGGACGCCGCCCGCGTCGGCGCGGAGGTGCTGGACGCGCTGCGCGCCGCGCACGACGTCGGCGTGCTGCACCGCGACGTGAAGCCGGCCAACGTCCTGCTGGCCGACGACGGCCGCGTGGTGCTGACCGACTTCGGGATCGCCTCGGTGGAGGGCAGCTCGGCGCTGACCATGGCCGGAGAGGTGATCGGCTCGCCCGAGTTCCTCTCCCCGGAGCGGGCGTTGGGCCGGACCCCGGGCCCCGAGTCGGACCTGTGGTCCCTGGGCGTGCTGCTGTACGCGGCGGTGGAGGGCGGCTCCCCGTTCCGCCACGACACCCCGATCTCCACCCTGCGCGCGGTGGTGGACGAACCGTTGCCGCCCCCGCACCGGGCGGGCCCGCTGACCCCGGTCGTCGAGGGCCTGCTGCGCAAGGAGCCGGGCGACCGGCTGCCCGCCGAACAGGCCATGCGGGAACTGCGGTTGATCGCGGCCGGGGGCACGTCCACGACCCGGGTGCGGTACGTCCCGCCACCGCCGCCGACCGTCCCGCTCCCGGAGCCGGAGCCCGACCCCGGCCCACCGGTACGCAACCGTCGCGCGGGCGTGGTCCTGGTCGTCGGGGTGCTCGCCCTGGCGCTCGCGCTGGCCGGTCTGACGTACACCCTGCTGAACCGGGACGACGGCGACCGGAACGAGGGCGGGAGCAGTCCGAGCCCGACCCTGACGACGGACGGGCCCCGCTCCCCGAACCCCACGCCGACCAGCCACTCACCGTCCCCGACGAGGAGCAGCGCCTCGCCGAGCAGCGAGCCCGCGCAGTCGGTCCGGGTCGCGCTGACCGGCACTCACACGGAGTACGAGGGGAGTTGCCCGCCGCCGGACACCGGATCCCCGGTGTTCACGGCGACGTTCACCGTGGGCAGGCTGCCCGCGGAGGTGCGCTACCGGTGGAAGCTGCGGCGCGGCTCGTTCGAGGGCGAGGAGTGGCGCACGCTGTCGTTCCCGGAGGGCGGGGAGCGGACGAAGCAGGCGCGGGTGACCGTGCGGACAAAGGACGAGGACGGCACCTCGCGGAACGCGCTCGCCGTGGAGGTGCGCGAGCCGGTGCGGGTCACGTCCGAGGAGGTGCCGTTCTCGGTGACGTGCCGCACGGCGACGGAGACCCCGACGGGCGGGGCCTCCGCTTCAGCCTCGGGCACACCCTGA
- a CDS encoding SGNH/GDSL hydrolase family protein: MRRTRIAAYVTSLLLATGLTFAGAAPSQAATGGYVALGDSYSSGVGSGSYISSSGDCDRSTKAYPYLWNAAHGPSSFAFNACSGARTDDVLAGQLGSLNSSTGLVSITIGGNDAGFADVMTTCVIQSDSTCLSRINTARAYIDSTLPGKLDAVYNAITARSPSARVVVIGYPRFYLLGQSCLGLSETKRSAINSASDYMNSAIQKRAQAHGFVFGDVRTTFTGHEICSSNSWLHSVNWTNIGESYHPTAAGQSGGYLPVLTNAA; the protein is encoded by the coding sequence ATGAGACGTACCCGAATTGCGGCATACGTGACTTCACTCCTCCTCGCCACCGGCCTCACCTTCGCCGGTGCCGCTCCCTCGCAGGCCGCCACCGGCGGCTACGTGGCGCTCGGCGACTCCTACTCCTCCGGGGTCGGATCGGGCAGCTACATCAGCTCCAGCGGCGACTGCGACCGCAGCACCAAGGCGTACCCCTACCTGTGGAACGCCGCGCACGGCCCGTCCTCGTTCGCCTTCAACGCCTGCTCGGGCGCCCGCACCGACGACGTCCTCGCGGGGCAGCTCGGCTCGCTCAACTCCTCGACCGGCCTGGTGTCCATCACCATCGGCGGCAACGACGCCGGCTTCGCCGACGTCATGACCACCTGTGTCATCCAGTCCGACAGCACCTGTCTGTCCCGGATCAACACCGCCCGCGCCTACATCGACTCCACGCTGCCCGGCAAGCTCGACGCCGTGTACAACGCGATCACGGCCAGGTCCCCCTCCGCCCGCGTGGTGGTCATCGGCTACCCGCGCTTCTACCTCCTCGGCCAGAGCTGCCTCGGCCTCTCCGAGACCAAGCGCTCCGCCATCAACAGCGCGTCCGACTACATGAACAGCGCCATCCAGAAGCGCGCCCAGGCCCACGGCTTCGTCTTCGGCGACGTCCGCACCACCTTCACCGGCCACGAGATCTGCTCCAGCAACTCCTGGCTGCACAGCGTCAACTGGACCAACATCGGCGAGTCGTACCACCCGACCGCGGCCGGACAGTCCGGCGGCTACCTCCCCGTGCTCACCAACGCCGCCTGA
- a CDS encoding type ISP restriction/modification enzyme, whose protein sequence is MPGVTNEDAPPLADLMPWSVAPLRLGRAWPTAPDPASLKARWTALLAAEGPERETLFEPTRSRDARSAVPQLPGRRTGTERLARASGPCPEPVRVLAAPFDERWLIPDHRLIDTARPELWRVADDRQVFVVETGAGEQPLLATSLLPTLAARRVRPLYRRPGGAEPNLAPGLSERLAVRLGSRPAEADVLAWILAAVRADRTVPLTGDPEVWARGVAAGRRALWLMRRDGERPKLPGGRRPYVRAPLPPYPRTLRYDPDEEALHLDEGRVSPVPRAAWEHEVAGVRTLESWFAARTTPGTPGTLAAIGPAVWPQSWTSELLELITVLSLLTEPAADLDLVPDPVTATSLRAAGVLPPAPRTRRPASVLDHQEEGPEGQFALL, encoded by the coding sequence ATGCCGGGCGTGACGAACGAGGACGCACCGCCCCTGGCGGACCTCATGCCGTGGTCCGTCGCACCGCTGCGGCTCGGCCGCGCCTGGCCGACGGCACCCGACCCGGCGTCCCTGAAGGCCCGCTGGACGGCCCTGCTGGCGGCCGAGGGGCCGGAGCGGGAGACCCTGTTCGAGCCGACCCGGTCGCGTGATGCCAGGTCGGCGGTACCCCAGTTGCCCGGACGGCGTACCGGCACGGAGCGGCTGGCCCGGGCCTCGGGGCCGTGTCCGGAGCCGGTACGGGTGCTCGCGGCGCCCTTCGACGAGCGGTGGCTGATCCCGGACCACCGGCTGATCGACACCGCCCGCCCGGAGCTGTGGCGGGTGGCGGACGACCGGCAGGTGTTCGTGGTCGAGACGGGCGCCGGGGAGCAACCCCTGCTGGCGACCTCGCTCCTGCCGACCCTCGCGGCGAGACGCGTCCGCCCGCTGTACCGGCGTCCCGGCGGCGCCGAACCCAACCTGGCGCCCGGCCTGTCGGAGCGGCTGGCCGTGCGGCTCGGCTCCCGGCCCGCCGAGGCGGACGTGCTGGCGTGGATCCTGGCCGCCGTCCGCGCCGACCGGACCGTCCCGCTCACCGGGGACCCCGAGGTGTGGGCGCGGGGCGTGGCGGCGGGCCGGCGCGCGCTGTGGCTGATGCGCCGGGACGGGGAGCGCCCCAAGCTGCCCGGCGGCAGGCGCCCGTACGTCCGCGCGCCGCTGCCCCCGTACCCGCGCACCCTGCGCTACGACCCGGACGAGGAGGCACTCCACCTGGACGAGGGCCGCGTCTCCCCCGTCCCGCGCGCGGCCTGGGAGCACGAGGTGGCCGGGGTGCGCACGCTGGAGTCCTGGTTCGCGGCGCGCACGACGCCCGGCACCCCCGGCACCCTGGCCGCGATCGGCCCTGCGGTCTGGCCCCAGAGCTGGACCTCGGAGCTGCTGGAGCTGATCACGGTGCTGTCGCTTCTGACGGAGCCCGCGGCCGACCTGGACCTGGTTCCCGACCCGGTCACCGCAACCTCCCTCCGTGCGGCCGGAGTTCTCCCGCCCGCACCCCGCACGCGCCGCCCCGCCTCGGTCCTGGACCACCAGGAGGAGGGCCCGGAGGGACAGTTCGCCCTGCTCTAG
- a CDS encoding sigma-70 family RNA polymerase sigma factor has protein sequence MRGATGRAGCGHGGRGEGAETLLVRVAGGDHQAFEELYAMVSGPVFGLVRRVVRDPAQSEEVVQEVLLELWRSAARFDPARGSALSWILTLAHRRAVDRVRSARAAGEREQREALRAGEPAFDHVTEEVEAGLEREWVRRCLRRLTDLQRQSVTLAYYDGYTYREVAERLSLPLGTVKTRMRDGLTRLRGCLGGAA, from the coding sequence ATGCGAGGGGCCACAGGCAGGGCCGGGTGCGGCCACGGCGGCCGGGGTGAGGGGGCCGAGACGCTGCTGGTGCGCGTGGCGGGCGGCGACCACCAGGCGTTCGAGGAGTTGTACGCGATGGTGTCGGGGCCGGTGTTCGGGCTGGTCCGGCGGGTCGTGCGCGACCCCGCCCAGTCCGAGGAGGTCGTCCAGGAGGTGCTGCTCGAACTGTGGCGCTCCGCCGCCCGGTTCGACCCCGCGCGGGGCAGCGCGCTGTCCTGGATACTCACCCTCGCCCACCGCCGTGCCGTCGACCGGGTGCGCAGCGCCCGCGCGGCCGGCGAACGCGAGCAGCGCGAGGCCCTGCGCGCCGGGGAACCCGCCTTCGACCATGTCACCGAGGAGGTGGAGGCCGGACTCGAACGCGAGTGGGTGCGCCGCTGTCTGAGACGGCTGACCGACCTGCAACGCCAGTCCGTCACTCTCGCCTACTACGACGGCTACACCTACCGCGAGGTCGCCGAACGGCTGTCCCTGCCGCTCGGCACCGTCAAGACCCGTATGCGTGACGGCCTCACCCGGCTGCGCGGCTGCCTGGGAGGTGCCGCGTGA
- a CDS encoding anti-sigma factor, with amino-acid sequence MSLFARLTRREDPHSLAAPYALNALEPGERRRFEKHLAGCGRCTAEVRELSEDAVRLAWSTAAPAPAALRDRVLAAVRTTPQEPAPRPAGRERAAQLPPHVWGVQPPPARGRRAGRRPLFAPFATVTAAAALVVASLFAVQAQRTEDRLAAERARSRDIAHVLAAPDARATAGTDARGRALAVIASPSEGRAVVTLSGYATPSGGRVHQLWLTRPGAQPRSLGLLGRDTPLVAKGLDKSATSLAVTVEPNGGSTHPTGQPVVQLTLKSVGFGE; translated from the coding sequence GTGAGTCTCTTCGCCCGGCTGACGCGCCGCGAGGACCCGCATTCGCTGGCCGCTCCCTACGCTCTGAACGCCCTGGAACCCGGCGAGCGGCGCCGCTTCGAGAAGCACCTCGCGGGCTGCGGCCGCTGCACGGCCGAGGTCCGCGAACTGTCCGAGGACGCCGTCCGGCTGGCCTGGTCCACCGCCGCCCCGGCCCCGGCCGCCCTGCGCGACCGTGTGCTGGCCGCCGTGCGCACCACACCCCAGGAGCCGGCACCCCGGCCCGCCGGACGGGAGCGAGCGGCCCAACTCCCCCCGCACGTCTGGGGAGTCCAGCCGCCGCCCGCCCGTGGCCGGCGTGCGGGGCGGCGCCCGCTGTTCGCGCCGTTCGCCACCGTGACCGCCGCGGCCGCGCTGGTCGTCGCCTCGCTCTTCGCGGTCCAGGCCCAGCGCACCGAGGACCGGCTCGCCGCCGAGCGGGCGCGGTCGCGTGACATCGCCCACGTTCTCGCCGCTCCCGACGCCCGCGCCACGGCCGGGACGGACGCGCGGGGCCGCGCGCTCGCGGTGATCGCCTCCCCGTCGGAGGGCCGAGCCGTCGTCACCCTCAGCGGGTACGCCACCCCTTCCGGTGGCCGGGTGCATCAGCTCTGGCTCACGCGCCCCGGCGCACAACCCCGCTCCCTCGGGCTTCTCGGCCGCGACACGCCCTTGGTCGCGAAGGGCCTCGACAAGTCCGCCACGTCACTCGCCGTGACCGTCGAGCCGAACGGCGGCTCGACGCACCCCACTGGCCAGCCCGTTGTCCAACTCACCCTGAAATCAGTCGGATTCGGAGAGTAG
- a CDS encoding tetratricopeptide repeat protein: MGPRRNDAPDTSGGEAAGGAPAGTGENAPAGAGRRRTFRRVCSAALLAVALTGGAVAFGAARDDGRAAPAAASAAAVDPGALAGGDPDAAVTALQAHLRAQPKDHDGWATLALAYVEQARTKGDPARYPQAEAALKRSLALSPGNDEALAGRAALAAARHDFKGALADADRALKHNPYDERALCSRIDALVELGRYSEAERAADTADARKPGTPVFTRYAYVHELRGDVTTARRVLRQALAGATSPGDIAYVATQLGQLAWNQGDYKDALTYYARALAADDTYLPALEGRARAQAASGRRAAAVEGLEAVVARAPLPGPLVALGELYEARGAAGDQAKARAQYTLVRAWIALARANGVDADLDTALAAADHGDKAAALRAARAEWARRHTVHTADALAWALHVNGHDEEALRHAREATATGYRNTSFLYHRGVVELATGHTKEGRASLAAALKLNPGFSPLGAAEARKALEAAK; the protein is encoded by the coding sequence ATGGGCCCGCGTAGGAATGACGCCCCGGACACGAGCGGTGGCGAGGCGGCCGGCGGAGCGCCGGCCGGGACCGGCGAGAACGCGCCCGCGGGCGCGGGTCGGCGCCGGACGTTCCGGCGGGTGTGCTCCGCCGCCCTGCTGGCCGTCGCGCTGACCGGCGGCGCGGTCGCGTTCGGGGCGGCGCGGGACGACGGGCGGGCGGCTCCGGCCGCCGCCTCCGCCGCCGCCGTGGACCCCGGCGCGCTGGCCGGTGGCGACCCGGACGCGGCCGTCACCGCGCTCCAGGCCCATCTCCGCGCGCAGCCGAAGGACCACGACGGCTGGGCCACGCTCGCCCTCGCCTATGTCGAACAGGCACGCACCAAGGGCGACCCGGCCCGGTACCCGCAGGCCGAGGCCGCCCTGAAGCGCTCCCTCGCACTCTCCCCCGGCAACGACGAGGCACTGGCCGGCCGGGCCGCCCTCGCCGCCGCCCGCCACGACTTCAAGGGCGCCCTCGCCGACGCGGACCGGGCGCTGAAGCACAACCCCTACGACGAACGCGCCCTGTGCTCCCGGATCGACGCCCTGGTCGAGCTCGGCCGGTACTCCGAGGCGGAGCGGGCCGCCGACACCGCCGACGCCCGAAAGCCGGGCACCCCCGTCTTCACCCGGTACGCGTACGTGCACGAGCTGCGCGGCGACGTCACCACGGCCCGGCGCGTCCTGCGACAGGCACTGGCCGGCGCCACCTCGCCCGGAGACATCGCCTACGTGGCCACCCAGCTCGGCCAACTCGCCTGGAACCAGGGCGACTACAAGGACGCCCTCACGTACTACGCGCGCGCCCTCGCGGCCGACGACACCTACCTCCCCGCGCTGGAGGGCCGGGCCCGCGCCCAGGCGGCGAGCGGTCGGCGGGCCGCCGCCGTCGAGGGACTGGAGGCCGTGGTCGCCCGCGCCCCGCTGCCCGGCCCGCTGGTCGCGCTCGGCGAGCTGTACGAGGCCCGAGGCGCGGCCGGTGACCAGGCGAAGGCGCGCGCGCAGTACACGCTGGTCCGGGCGTGGATCGCGCTGGCCCGCGCCAACGGGGTCGACGCCGACCTCGACACCGCGCTGGCCGCCGCCGACCACGGCGACAAGGCGGCCGCCCTGCGCGCTGCCCGTGCCGAGTGGGCCCGCAGGCACACGGTCCACACGGCCGACGCCCTCGCCTGGGCGCTGCACGTGAACGGCCACGACGAGGAGGCGCTGCGGCACGCCCGCGAGGCCACCGCCACCGGCTACCGCAACACGTCCTTCCTCTACCACCGGGGCGTCGTCGAACTTGCCACCGGCCACACCAAGGAGGGCCGTGCCTCACTGGCGGCGGCGCTGAAGCTGAACCCCGGCTTCTCCCCGCTGGGTGCCGCCGAGGCCCGCAAGGCACTGGAGGCGGCCAAGTGA